The following are encoded together in the Chaetodon auriga isolate fChaAug3 chromosome 6, fChaAug3.hap1, whole genome shotgun sequence genome:
- the LOC143322516 gene encoding DNA polymerase III subunit epsilon-like has product MSADKTIVFFDLETTGLDIDVCHIIQLSAICGERVFNGYALPRLALTESAKAVTGFTVRGGSLFRHGNPVHTIPVYDLLTSFITFLCSFRRPVVLAAHNARWFDAPVLTRVLQQHNLRQTFQQVVSGFLDTLLLSKNVFYGLTSYGQEYLVRHFLRKTYDAHNAVEDARMLQELFNLWNPTSRDISRFTYRSSMAF; this is encoded by the exons ATGTCTGCTGATAAAACCATCGTTTTCTTTGACCTGGAGACCACTGGATTAG ACATTGATGTGTGTCACATCATCCAGTTGTCGGCCATCTGTGGAGAGAGGGTCTTTAACGGCTACGCCCTCCCCCGCCTCGCCCTCACTGAGAGCGCCAAAGCTGTCACAGGCTTCACGGTCAGAGGAGGCAGCCTGTTCCGCCACGGGAATCCGGTGCACACCATCCCTGTTTATGatctcctcacctccttcatCACCTTCCTTTGCTCCTTCCGCCGCCCCGTGGTGCTGGCGGCCCACAATGCAAGGTGGTTTGATGCGCCGGTGCTCACCAGAGTTCTGCAACAGCACAATCTGCGGCAGACGTTCCAGCAGGTGGTGTCTGGGTTTCTGGACACCTTACTGCTGAGCAAGAACGTCTTTTATGGTCTGACCAGTTATGGCCAGGAGTACCTGGTCCGCCACTTCCTGAGAAAGACCTATGACGCTCATAACGCCGTGGAGGACGCCAGGATGCTGCAAGAGCTGTTCAACCTATGGAATCCTACAAGCCGGGATATCTCCAGATTCACCTACAGGTCGTCCatggcattttaa